A region from the Streptomyces sp. NBC_01445 genome encodes:
- a CDS encoding ABC transporter permease translates to MTAPTPPLPPTATATATAALTPAGTQAPDTGPAAPRPGRRTALLLLLPVAAVVLFALIGPWLAPHDPARITAAPYDTGHLLLGSDGDGRDVWSRFLAGGRPLVLIPLLATAVTTLLGTATGVLAGYAGGRVDAVVSRLDTLLLALPPVLVLLVLMHGWGYRTLTLVTAVAVTGVPFVSRVARAATAQVVHAGYVDQAVALGDGPVAVMAREIVPNIVRPVLADAGTRLAIAITLTASAGFLGFGPDSPNWGAMISENMEGVTLAPWGVAAPALGLAVLTVSVNLALDRAIARFVP, encoded by the coding sequence ATGACGGCCCCGACGCCGCCGCTGCCGCCGACTGCGACTGCGACTGCGACTGCGGCTTTGACGCCGGCCGGCACCCAGGCTCCCGACACCGGCCCCGCCGCACCCCGACCGGGCCGACGGACCGCGCTGCTGTTGCTGCTGCCCGTGGCGGCCGTCGTCCTGTTCGCCCTGATCGGACCCTGGCTCGCCCCGCACGACCCGGCCCGCATCACCGCCGCGCCCTACGACACCGGCCACCTGCTGCTCGGCTCGGACGGCGACGGCCGGGACGTGTGGTCCCGGTTCCTGGCCGGAGGCCGCCCGCTGGTCCTGATCCCGCTGCTCGCCACCGCCGTCACCACCCTCCTCGGCACCGCGACCGGAGTGCTCGCCGGCTATGCGGGCGGCCGCGTCGACGCGGTGGTCTCCCGTCTCGACACCCTGCTGCTCGCCCTGCCGCCGGTCCTGGTCCTCCTGGTGCTGATGCACGGCTGGGGCTACCGCACGCTCACCCTCGTCACGGCGGTCGCCGTCACCGGCGTGCCCTTCGTCTCCAGGGTCGCCCGGGCCGCGACGGCACAGGTCGTGCACGCCGGATACGTCGACCAGGCCGTCGCACTCGGGGACGGTCCGGTGGCGGTGATGGCCCGGGAGATCGTGCCCAACATCGTGCGGCCCGTCCTCGCGGACGCCGGCACCCGCCTCGCCATCGCCATCACCCTCACCGCGTCCGCCGGCTTCCTCGGCTTCGGACCCGACAGCCCCAACTGGGGCGCCATGATCAGCGAGAACATGGAGGGCGTGACGCTGGCGCCCTGGGGCGTGGCGGCCCCCGCACTGGGGCTCGCCGTCCTCACCGTCTCCGTCAACCTTGCCCTGGACCGGGCGATCGCGAGGTTCGTGCCTTGA
- a CDS encoding ABC transporter permease has protein sequence MTPAVRLAALAVRRLGGALATLLVGSFVLFAAAEVLPGDAAAAALGGGATPADVARMHAELGLDRPVLVRYGDWIGAAFSGDLGHSLVDRRPVAEIISGPLADTLLLAGVCALLTVVLALAVGIAAGLRPGGLLDRLLSGGAVTLVSVPQFVTAGILTLVFSSWLGVLPAVSLVPFGEPLLAHPEALVLPVAALTLFSASWASRMVRAAVVDAAAAPHVEAARLAGLSPARVVLRHLLPTAAGPCAQVFGWLAGTLVGGTAVVEKVFNYPGLSRELVAAVQHHDAAVLEGIGLLMAAAVVGGLLLADLLAMAVDPRMRTAT, from the coding sequence GTGACGCCCGCCGTCCGGCTCGCGGCCCTGGCCGTACGCCGGCTCGGCGGCGCCCTGGCCACCCTGCTGGTCGGTTCGTTCGTGCTGTTCGCCGCCGCCGAGGTGCTGCCGGGCGACGCGGCCGCGGCCGCGCTCGGCGGCGGCGCGACCCCCGCGGACGTCGCCAGGATGCACGCCGAACTCGGCCTCGACCGGCCCGTGCTGGTGCGCTACGGCGACTGGATCGGCGCGGCGTTCTCCGGCGACCTCGGGCACAGCCTCGTGGACCGCCGCCCTGTCGCCGAGATCATCTCGGGCCCGCTGGCCGACACCCTGCTCCTCGCCGGTGTGTGCGCCCTGCTCACGGTCGTCCTCGCACTCGCGGTCGGAATCGCCGCCGGGCTGCGCCCGGGCGGCCTGCTCGACCGGCTGCTCTCCGGCGGCGCCGTCACCCTGGTCTCGGTGCCCCAGTTCGTCACGGCGGGCATCCTGACCCTGGTCTTCTCCTCCTGGCTCGGAGTGCTCCCGGCCGTGTCCCTGGTCCCGTTCGGCGAACCGCTGCTCGCACACCCCGAGGCGCTGGTGCTCCCGGTGGCGGCGCTGACGCTGTTCTCCGCGTCCTGGGCCAGCCGCATGGTCCGGGCCGCCGTCGTCGACGCGGCGGCGGCCCCGCACGTGGAGGCGGCCCGCCTCGCCGGGCTCTCCCCGGCCCGCGTGGTGCTGCGGCACCTGCTGCCGACCGCGGCCGGGCCGTGCGCCCAGGTCTTCGGCTGGCTCGCCGGGACCCTCGTCGGCGGCACGGCCGTGGTGGAAAAGGTCTTCAACTACCCAGGTCTGTCAAGAGAGTTGGTCGCCGCCGTGCAGCATCACGACGCGGCCGTCCTGGAAGGCATCGGGCTCCTCATGGCCGCGGCGGTCGTCGGCGGCCTCCTCCTGGCCGACCTGCTGGCCATGGCGGTGGACCCGCGCATGAGGACGGCGACATGA
- a CDS encoding ABC transporter substrate-binding protein produces MSRVNGVGRRRFLQWGAAAATATAGATALSGCATSKSGDTRSVGSAGKLLRVGASDATGTTSLDPRHAGFGASYIALYHLYDQLMYLKGSRYELGLAESVEPNKDASEWTIRLHKHAVFHDGSPVRAADVAYSLRTLATPPSTRANNFVDLDLDRLKAVDAHTLKVGLKRPRGDFREAVLAVFSPVFPEGTRGKDFDKGVGSGPYRLEEHDGKNLRLAVNDKYWGGTSYFRRIELDLIADPAARLAALKSGQIDYAFGITATGAKAERGNSAIRVRRGGTANSNALSFAMNEQLAPFDNPDVRRAVRLAADREALVRQVLLGLGTKGDDVVGKGLPGYAGGDRKRDLAEARRLFARAKVDSLTLHAADTVPGFVAAARLLGQQLKEAGVELDVQKVPADTYYADLKGLARTPFQTFYYANRPAAVHLSATTTKGAFFNVTGLGEPHFKRLATAQATVDDSKREAAFAAVQRGLYSSGGDLLWGFQEQLDASAPGLSGVWSSQSIPVFTRARSA; encoded by the coding sequence ATGTCACGGGTCAACGGCGTCGGCCGGCGCCGCTTCCTGCAGTGGGGCGCGGCCGCGGCGACTGCCACCGCGGGCGCCACGGCCCTGTCCGGCTGCGCCACCTCCAAGAGCGGCGACACCCGGTCGGTCGGCTCCGCGGGCAAGCTGCTGCGGGTCGGGGCGTCGGACGCCACCGGCACCACCAGCCTCGACCCGCGGCACGCCGGGTTCGGTGCCAGCTACATCGCCCTGTACCACCTGTACGACCAGCTGATGTACCTCAAGGGCAGCCGTTACGAGCTGGGGCTCGCCGAGTCGGTGGAACCCAACAAGGACGCCAGTGAGTGGACCATCCGCCTCCACAAGCACGCGGTGTTCCACGACGGCTCACCGGTGCGGGCCGCGGACGTCGCCTACTCGCTGCGCACCCTCGCCACGCCGCCGTCCACCCGCGCCAACAACTTCGTCGACCTGGACCTGGACCGGCTCAAGGCGGTCGACGCCCACACCCTGAAGGTGGGGCTCAAGCGGCCCCGCGGCGACTTCAGGGAGGCCGTCCTCGCGGTCTTCTCACCGGTGTTCCCCGAAGGCACCCGCGGCAAGGACTTCGACAAGGGCGTCGGCTCCGGCCCGTACCGTCTCGAGGAGCACGACGGCAAGAACCTCCGCCTCGCCGTCAACGACAAGTACTGGGGCGGCACCTCGTACTTCCGGCGGATCGAACTCGACCTCATCGCCGACCCCGCCGCCCGCCTCGCCGCCCTCAAGAGCGGCCAGATCGACTACGCCTTCGGCATCACCGCCACGGGCGCCAAGGCCGAGCGCGGCAACAGCGCGATCCGGGTCCGCCGGGGCGGCACCGCCAACTCCAACGCGCTGTCCTTCGCCATGAACGAGCAGCTCGCCCCGTTCGACAACCCCGATGTGCGGCGCGCGGTGCGCCTCGCCGCGGACCGCGAGGCACTCGTGCGGCAGGTGCTCCTCGGTCTCGGCACCAAGGGCGACGACGTGGTCGGCAAGGGCCTGCCCGGCTACGCGGGCGGGGACCGCAAGCGCGACCTGGCCGAGGCCAGGCGGCTGTTCGCCCGCGCCAAGGTCGACTCGCTGACGCTGCACGCGGCGGACACCGTGCCCGGTTTCGTGGCCGCGGCCCGGCTGCTCGGCCAGCAGCTGAAGGAGGCCGGCGTGGAGCTCGACGTGCAGAAGGTGCCCGCCGACACCTACTACGCCGACCTGAAGGGCCTCGCCCGCACCCCGTTCCAGACCTTCTACTACGCCAACCGGCCCGCCGCCGTGCACCTGTCCGCCACCACCACCAAGGGCGCGTTCTTCAACGTGACCGGGCTCGGCGAGCCGCACTTCAAGCGCCTGGCGACCGCCCAGGCCACGGTCGACGACAGCAAGCGCGAAGCCGCCTTCGCCGCCGTCCAGCGAGGCCTGTACTCCTCCGGCGGCGACCTCCTGTGGGGCTTCCAGGAGCAGTTGGACGCCTCGGCGCCCGGGCTCTCGGGGGTGTGGTCGAGCCAGTCCATCCCGGTGTTCACCCGGGCCAGGTCCGCGTGA
- a CDS encoding nuclear transport factor 2 family protein → MSTETEIPIHPLFAEMIRCTAERDLDGLVDLYHPEAEWIRFTGPVRGREDIRELLKRYWELDLQHVDMNEFIQTDDTVMMRGTMIVRGETVVTFGVYVLRDGKIWRQCGADEGGTRDWWA, encoded by the coding sequence ATGAGCACCGAGACCGAGATCCCCATCCACCCGCTGTTCGCCGAGATGATCCGCTGCACGGCCGAGCGGGACCTCGACGGGCTCGTCGACCTGTACCACCCCGAGGCCGAGTGGATCCGGTTCACCGGCCCCGTGCGCGGGCGCGAGGACATCCGCGAGCTGCTCAAGCGGTACTGGGAGCTCGACCTCCAGCACGTGGACATGAACGAGTTCATCCAGACCGACGACACCGTCATGATGCGCGGCACCATGATCGTCCGCGGCGAGACGGTCGTCACCTTCGGCGTCTACGTCCTGCGCGACGGCAAGATCTGGCGCCAGTGCGGCGCCGACGAGGGCGGCACACGCGACTGGTGGGCCTGA